A DNA window from Candidatus Reconcilbacillus cellulovorans contains the following coding sequences:
- a CDS encoding recombinase XerC: MQTYTDDQIISMFLKAIGGESEYTRRNYERAIRLFREFISYKPLDCVTWQDIESFKTGLSEGRCSRSRKPLSPATVSSLIAPLRSLYKWGSDPNVGVFTHNPTTCVRTPKVTVTSYNHYLTKKEVALLLSRLKQNGERDYLIGLTLVLTGLRVSELVKIEWRHFHTDPVGRSVWLTVVDGKGKKTREVKVPKRLWIQYMSYFPERKPNQRLFPLSIRQVERILQKAREQIRLSKAPTPHWLRHTNATLALLHGATLQQVQEHLGHAHLQTTQRYLHTVQLLNKSAPDYVEEYLEDVL, from the coding sequence ATGCAGACTTATACGGACGACCAGATCATCTCCATGTTTCTGAAGGCAATCGGCGGAGAATCGGAATATACGAGGAGAAATTACGAAAGAGCCATCCGATTGTTTCGGGAGTTCATCTCCTATAAGCCGTTGGACTGCGTGACCTGGCAAGATATCGAATCGTTCAAGACCGGCCTGAGCGAAGGCCGATGCAGCCGCAGCCGAAAGCCGTTGTCGCCGGCGACCGTGTCCAGCTTGATTGCGCCGCTGCGGTCGCTTTACAAATGGGGAAGCGACCCGAACGTCGGCGTCTTTACCCATAATCCGACGACATGTGTACGTACCCCCAAAGTGACGGTTACCAGTTACAATCACTATTTGACAAAAAAAGAGGTCGCGTTGTTGTTAAGTCGGCTGAAACAAAACGGCGAACGGGATTATTTGATCGGGTTGACGTTGGTATTAACGGGTCTTCGGGTTTCGGAACTGGTCAAAATCGAATGGAGACATTTTCATACCGACCCTGTAGGCCGGTCCGTCTGGCTGACGGTCGTAGACGGCAAAGGCAAAAAAACGCGGGAAGTCAAGGTTCCAAAACGGTTATGGATCCAATACATGTCCTATTTTCCGGAACGCAAACCGAATCAGCGTCTGTTTCCGCTGTCCATCAGGCAAGTGGAACGGATTTTGCAAAAAGCCCGTGAACAAATCCGGCTTTCGAAAGCGCCCACCCCTCACTGGCTTCGCCATACGAACGCAACGCTGGCGTTGCTTCACGGAGCCACTTTGCAACAGGTTCAAGAACATTTGGGACACGCCCATCTTCAGACAACGCAACGATATCTGCATACCGTTCAACTACTGAATAAATCGGCTCCGGACTACGTTGAAGAATATTTGGAAGACGTTCTTTAA
- a CDS encoding two-component system response regulator, translating into MTDNLIMVVDDSQTVRTSVEYTLSKEGFKVVGAEDGEQGLRLLEELRQQMKRPAMIITDVNMPRMDGISMLREIKKNVWTRFIPVLILTTESQEHKKQEGKNAGAAGWLVKPFKPEQLVYVVKKFVKTDS; encoded by the coding sequence ATGACGGACAACTTGATTATGGTCGTGGACGATTCGCAGACGGTCCGCACTTCGGTCGAATATACCCTGTCGAAGGAAGGCTTTAAAGTCGTCGGCGCCGAAGACGGAGAACAGGGGCTTCGATTGCTGGAAGAGTTGAGACAGCAAATGAAACGCCCCGCCATGATCATTACCGATGTCAACATGCCCAGGATGGACGGAATTTCCATGCTCCGGGAAATCAAAAAGAACGTTTGGACCCGGTTTATTCCGGTGTTGATCCTTACGACCGAATCCCAAGAGCACAAAAAGCAGGAAGGGAAAAATGCGGGGGCCGCAGGATGGCTGGTAAAACCGTTTAAGCCCGAGCAACTCGTTTATGTGGTGAAAAAATTCGTAAAAACAGATTCATAG